The Quercus lobata isolate SW786 chromosome 4, ValleyOak3.0 Primary Assembly, whole genome shotgun sequence genome segment gtgtgtgttaatagttagtttgtttctcaaaaaacaaaaaaaaaagttaagataactcaagaataaaatattcctaaaaatataattaaaaaatttaaactgtAATTTATTGCATTGtaatagaaaaaattatgttaggaagtaagataataattttttccaagaATAAAATTCACAAGCATGAACAATTTGCATTTTctactaaataatattttcacaagattttttaagaattaaaaaataaatattataatgaaCATAATAAAGCTTACGTGTATGACTTATAAAATGCAtctaattacatatttaaaaatgtaCTTATGTATATGCATGAAGTTACGTGTTAATtaaatggattaaaaaaatgccaatagaatcaattaattcattaaaACCAGTACTACTGATTCAGAGTTAAGTAGGTAtcctagaaaatatagttggtgTAATCGgttggtgtatatatatatatatatatatatataattgaggTTCTATTGTTTGGTTGGTAATAACTACAGCTGTTTTACTTGGTTTAGACCGCAGGTTGGCCTAGGTCTTTCATGcttgatatatataaatatatatatatcttaagttAAAAATGTTCGGCCATGTGCATTTTAGAAAGAGATCTGGAGATACCTTTGTAACTACTAATGGGGAGTTTGCAAATTGCAGCCAAAGTATGCCAAGCAATTTTGGCCGAAGTTCATCAGTTCATCAGTTCATCAGTTCATCAGTTCCTTCCACAATTTTCAATTCTGCTTTGAGAAGTTCATCAGTTCCTTCCACAATGTCCCAGAGCTGTCGATCTGTCAATTTGGTTTTCACTTGAATACTCCAATCCATATAATTGTCTATGTCCTCAAGACGTTTAAAACCAGCTGCAGTCGGGGTAGACATTGATACCATGTTTAAAGCTGTGAATACATCCGCTTGCTGTTAGGAGCATATATACAGCATTGATAAAAGGAAGATTCATTATGTATCAATTTATCAATGACAGTTGCTTGATTGAGTTCCCTAAGCTACTTGCAGACTACTAACTAATGTAATGCGccacttttaaaattttcctagatcaataaaatattttctcatgaaaaaaagaaaaaaaacagagagaataTACTAGGATTAGGAGCCTAATATACCAAGTACACACATTTGTCCTAAATCCGAATGGCTAAAGAAGGAGACAATAAGATATTAGAAATGGAAGGGTAAAAatcccaaagaaaaaagaggaaaaaaataagagGGAAGAGGGTGCCAGAATTTTTGAAAGAAGGCTAAATGTGGTGTTGATACACCACTTAAGAGAAACTTAAAACACACGTAAATATACAAACATGCATAAATGCACGCTCATGCAtgtattaaaagaaatatatcttaattttttaatatcaaaattaGAATAGGATATAACTTGTAAACATAATTACATAACTTATAACTTATATCGATAGTTGGTAGGAAGAGAAgtgaatgtttttattggaATTACCAGGACTGTTAGTTGACCTGCGAGACTCTGGACATTGCAtaacttataaatatattgcaaaaataatattcaatataaattttttgaagaaagtGTATTATCTTATTAAATCCTAATGAGGATATACATGTACTAAAATATCAATACTATTttgttgtaagttgtaacattaAATTTGACTTATTTAGTGGGTTTcaattaactcaactagtaagatttttttatggttgaataagagatttagagttcaatctccgcctacatcaaaaattgattggtatcttagtctgatgataaaaaacacaataatcAGAAGCATACGTCATTGGTTGAaactttataataataaaaaattacttatttagttattcctttgattattaattataattaatttagtaTTTTGATCCGCAACCAAATATGaacaaacaattgaaaacttaaatatagaaaaaatatgtcTACAATTCTATATGTCCACAAATCAAACTTATAACTATAAGttaagagaattaaaaaaataccaataGAATTAATTAAGTCATTAAAACCAGTTCTTTTGATTCAAAGTTAAGTAGGTAACATagaaagtaatttttattacaaagcAGGGTCGACTTAAGTCATTGTGGGGCTTAAGGCTACTATTTAAAGTGGGGtctattcttatattttgaatattaataaaagatttatttaacttttggacttttttcatttaaaatctattttttaaaacgAAAAAATACGAATTAAAAAGAATCAATAGTAttattcaaagacaatatacaACTAAAATAAGCATTATCTAATGAGTGAAGCaaccaaatagtaaaaaattatgattgaaaattttaacaaaattatatatttaatttctcaaaataaaatttgagaataaatttatttactagtgGGAGAATAATAAGTTCTacactaaaaaactaaaaaaaaaaacagtcatTGTAAcatctaatgaaaaaaaatttatttttttagtttttctttgacaaaataattacttttatttattattgaatattTTGTACTGAATTAATTCTTTCATTGGTATATTGATAGatctattaataaaaatttaagggTCTTTTTTCATTGGGAGCCTTATACTATAATATACTTTTTATACGGCATATTATATAACTGTCTTACGTTAAAAATGTTTGAGTATGTACATTTTGGAGAGAGATCTAGAGATACCTATGAAACTGGTTTTGTAGAGTGCACATATTGCTGCCAAAGTATCCCAAGCGTTTTTGGCCGAAGTAATCTTCCCAATCGCCGAATTAAAAGGCCATCCGCATGAATACCGGATCACCTGTAAAGCCATGGCATTCTTTTCGGACCAAGCCTTAAAAGCAATTTCATCATTTTCTGCTTTGGGTGGTTCATTGGTTCCTTCCACAATGTCCCAGAGCTGTTGATTTGTCAATCTGGTTTTCACTTGAAGACTCCAATCCAAATAATTGTTTGGGTCCCAAAGAATTGTATTGACAGGTGCAGTCGGGGCAGACTTTGGTGCCATGTTTAAATCTGTGAATACATCCGCTTGCTATTTAGGAAGATATATACAGCATTGATAAGAGGAAGATTTGTTCTGCTTCAATGATAGTTGCTTGATTGACAACCCTAAGCTACCTTTAGGGAGTACAGGCTACTGACTAATGTAATGCTTAATCATTTgctactttttaatttttcctgaTTAATATAGGGTTAGGTTCCTAATATGCTAAGTACACACATAAGCCCTAATGgctaaaagaaggaaaatggaAAGGCATTTTAATTGAATGATGATAAGTAAAGTCACTTAAAAAATCCTAACGCAATTTATTGAAAtaagagctttttttttttcttcaagtaaTACTATAAACACAAAcctttttacaaattattgataaGGAAAATTCTTATTGATTCTCCTTTGAACCCAtcattgacatcactttttacTTCCTAATAAACACTCaccatattagcaatttatcataatttttgtaaactagTTTGCAACTTTATTATttgcctctttcttttttttgtgagtaAAACAAAAGCCTAACACAAAGTTCACTTTGTTTAATAGAATCTCTAGCAACCTATAAAGTAGTGTTGTACTTATCCACTTGGCATTAAAGCAAGAGGATTTAGGATGTCAGAGCACTCACATTAGAGGGTATATAATGGAAAATGTGTCAagtttacacatttttttataagaactACCCACATCAAGccaaaattgtgtaaatatgCATTATTGCTATGGTAACCGTATAAATTTACActaacactattcattttgcatatagttttttttttctttacatatcttGAATATGAAGGAAAATAGTGTATAATTATTGTTGTGTGCgaagaaagataaacaaataaaaaatcaagaaaatttaatattttaatgaaatgaagCTTAAAGTAGATAATCTAATATATGCTGTTTTAAAAAGTAAGttcttattctaaaataaacatgaatttTTGCATGAATCAAAGCAAATGCTCTTAGAAccatatttttaggtttttaatcATGAACAATTGTAATGTTTAGAAATTAGTTTGTCTAGATAAATTAGCATCAGATTATATTTGATCAACACAAATTAGGTTCAAAATAGTGGAAGACTAAAAACTGCAAAAATAATTTGCTAGAGACCACAAAAGAAGTTTGGCTCTAATACCAAGTTAAATATTAACTCGGATACTTTGCTGAATATACTAAAATAGATATAGAAGTAGAAGCATAGAATATAGAATACAAAAACACGAGAGTTGTGTAGCTACATCTTAATTATATGAGAGTTTAGTATAAATCATGTGTTATAATGAACCTAacataagtatatataatagGCTAAATCTTAAACTAACCATGCACTAAATATGGTGAATAGACTTTTAGTACAAGTAAAAAAGTTGGATTGTGCACAAAGTAGGATTGGCCTTAGTCATATGTTTATATCTCTAACAGTCATACCTACTTTAATAGAGTTAGAAATTGGGCTAGTTTGACCCAATGGATCGTCCACATGGGTTATCTGATaagtaaatttaaatttaaactaacTGATATTGATTAAAAGTTATAGTGCGTGAGCATACGTATAGTTTTTGAGTGCTCTCTCAAAATAAGCCATCTCTCTAGAACACCATTTACTTAGTACTATTATTAAACTACAActcttcttaaaataaaaagttatactacaatcataattattaatatttaaaggaattattattattggtcaGACtttaaatcattttatatttttaagagaatatataaaaattttaagagaatatatatatttagcgATAATCCcaaaacggtacaccggtattaaccagtatcaaaatatttcatttctttagCTAAACCGAaacggcctccggtacggtattgactcccttgCTTTCAAATACATAGTTAATATCAAGGTAAtttcagaaaaaccttaaataatctaaccTCCACAAAGTTTATAaggttttcaatttcattcttgtcaaaaagattttctatcaatttcccaaataataagacaagataagcaactttaaattttccaatataccataaaatccatgatttccttattcaaaattaaataaaagatgtttATTTTTCCATGTCAATAATTCATACATTTCCCCAAATGCAAAACCAGATATGATGcacttttcatatataataatatataatagggtcacaacacaacacttttaagaaaacatatatccatatataattttccaaaatatgtttgacccaaaaataatgtttatgcaacatgattattttctaaaaatctcattaaaaagataattaccTAGCAACCCGCAAAAAGCttaattctccaagctccaaaggagattagctagaacctaaacattatcaagcaaacctatcacaataagcataaaacttgaaattgtaTTTGGCTACAAATTAGGGATTGccaaataaacaattaattaggcaagccaagtatttaacctcacaattaatattttctacTTCCAAAGTTGCTCAACCAATTAATTTACAAGGCATAGACTCTAACTTATTCTCATAAATCATTCAAGGTATTATCTCTAACATCAAAACTTCAACACTTAATAAGTAGCTCCCATAAGATTTACACTACATCAACAAGAGACTCATGATACCAAAAATCATAATATCctccaaaacaaacaatttaaatCTTTGACTAGCTCCaactaatcaataaaaattatattcaccatttatttcacattaaaaaGTCAAAACTCTCAAATCTTCACCACTTAGATAACCACCATTGTAAAAATCataaacccactcatcaaataaatccaccaagacaaaacccatacatattaacacataaatattacttctaaagctcataaatcacatgaatATCATTATCAAAACTTATACTAAATAAcctcaagcaaaagcatataaaacccaccaaaaatattagaaatttttacctcaaataaaaaatgtgcaGGCGCTTAGAAGTTCCTAAAGATTTTCCGGTGATCTTACCGGAAAAAAGATGGTGAAAATGTTGGTATGGAGTGGCACCGGTGGGAGAGTGTGAGGAAGTAACAACAGTGTTTGAGagcaaaatgaaaaagaagaaaatgaaagagaagtGATCAGATGGTCGGccaagagagaataaaataatgagAATGAGTAGTGGAGGATTAAAGTGGGTGGTGGGGCACGTGTCTCGAAAATATCTGACcattcctctttctttttctttttttttttttttttttttcaaaatgctGGGACGTTTCAAGATTTATCGTACTAGGGCCTATTTGCATGTGCTACCCTAGATTATTGGGATTGATACACGTACTATGTAGTGTGAACGAAGTGAATAATTCAACTTATACTACCATTACTGCTAGTTTAAGTAACCTTAAGGTTTAATTTACTAAGTACTTTAGAGAATTAGGAATTCATGTGGTGTGTTACTTAtggtgagggagagagagcgCTTTTTGGGTGTGAATGAAGCTTGGGTCTTCTAAGAGTACTTTTGTAACACTTTTATAATCTTCTTATTTTCTTAGCAATGACGGCCATGAAGACATAAGTTTAAAGCCTAGGGACTAATAACGTAAACCTTTGTATTTCCAATGttattgtttcttttaatttttattttatttttattttgcataaacttattattattggcTACACATAACAAATAGTTATCAAAACTTTACAATCATAGCTTTGACtatctcaacaaataaaaacagATAATTTTGACATAAAAAGAATCCATCcgaaatttcattattttcttaataCATGCAAAATATAAATTCCACCCCATGTGTTTGGTATACaaatgaacaaattaaaaaaaataaaatacaaatgaacaaattcataaagaattttatagatttttcatatatatgatacAATCTGGGGCTCTTTCATGTGAGTGTGTGTAAAAAGCACATCACTAAACAACGTAACCTTTTAtaactcattttcttttctttttaatagcATCGTTATTCGTTAGAGTCCAATCACTATCTTAACTAACTTCAAACAAAATGGAATTCCATTATCAATCAACTTTGTAAATATTCTGATAATTTATATATACTCTTTTTTAGATGaacaatttatatatacatgAGTATGCTCTGCTAAAGGAGATTTGTTAACTCTATGATACATTAACCATTCCGAGTACTTTAATTTGTTATTCTTTGTACtttgataaatattattttctcttagGTCGTAAACAGAGTAAATTGGATGGGATTAGGTcctaaacaaaaatattttgtctttttaaaacatttttcctCCCATTATGTATTTCCGATTGAAGATGAGTGGAAGGGAGTACATACTTAGATCAATGTCTTTCTTTTTCGTTATTTCTAACAATGTTGAAATACATTATTGATTTTGTTGGTGTATGTGTTTCAAGAGACAATATTAAAGTCGTATCTACCATCAAAAGTTCCATGATTAGTAATAGTtctcaaaaaattgttttggcATGGGATTGAGATCCTCACCTAAAATTCATAGGATAACTCTATCATAAAATTCTTTCATAACTCTACTGTATACTACTGAAAATCTTAACCATTACTTAATAATAAGTAGTTTAATTTTCACTCCATTatcaacaaattaaataaattacaaatcaGTGATATAAAtgttgataaataaaaaatattttaaaaactattagAATTTTAGACTACTTAAAATTTACTTTCTGCTTTTGTTAATTGTAAGCCCATACACTGCATAAACAACCTACAAGACttgtaacaaaaaaataaataaagaaagaaaaatacatgaGTCATATACATTTTTTGAAAGAGCTCACCACTCCAGTATTTTGATTGGGgttcttcaaaaataaaaactattggTGAAAATGagattagaattttttaatggtCTTAACTTCTTTATAAGGAACCATAAAAATAgtgtttcttctttctctccTAATTAACTAACATACTTAATCAGGGCAGAGCCACGTTGTCCCTTGGGAGGGCCGTGGCCCCtgcacacacacaccaaaaaaaaaaaaaaaaaaaatccattagaGTATGTAAGAAAGTTGATTGGCCCCCCCAATGTTGGACATCCGGCCCCCCATTCTCACAGCTTTAGTTTTAGGCCTCTATTCTCCCAGCGAAAAGCCTTTAGTTTTAGGACTCTATTCTCCTAGCTTTAGTTTTAGGCCTCTATTCTCCCAGCTATTAGTTTTAGGACTCTATTCTCCTAGCTTTAGTTTTAGGCCTCTATTCTCTGAGCTAAAAGCCTCTAGTTTTAGGCCTCTATTCTCCCCCGCTTTAGTTTTAGGCCTCTTATactccaaataaaacaaaaggctaGCCCACTTACATTTAAATActcaaaatccaaacacaaaaacaacaaaatttcactTTCTCCATCTCAAAAACCCACCCACAGAATCCCTATTctctttacttctttttttttttttttggtcttttgtGATTTACACTTCCCACTGGTACCGCCTACCAGCCCCCAAAACTCAGCATCAATCCTCCAGtctgacaaaaaaaaaaaaaatcataaccaattttttctttcttcttgctttcTAAAACAAATCACTCAGCATATTTTATTGTCAAATTTCAGGATTTGGAACTTGGTGACTACCTggtgagttttcttctcttatttaaGCACTAGACCTTCATCTCTTTAGACTCTTTTTACCACTCAGCTCAACCCTCCTCTCAAACTCAGTCCTcacaatcccaaaaaaaaaaaaactgaccattattttctttctttttgctttcttaaaataaatcattcaaAGCAGGGGCGTAGCCAGAGGGTGAGTTTTTAGTTTCCACTTCATctctttttagtgtttttttttttttttctcaactatcTACACTTAAATATTCACAtactctttaatttttcatagatttttagagaaatatatgGTTGAAGGCATGGGCATGGGGAGGTTGTTTGTGATGAGTCTTGAAGGGAAGATAAAGTTTGCACTTTGTGAAGACAAAGTTTCTaaggtagattttttttttttttttttattaactatttttgaTTAGTTAGATATCATGTGACAGTGAgtgttgttaaattgtttggtttatgttgtgtacttgtgtgtttaatttttgcttttgtttgaggggttattcttaattaaaaaaaattaaaatacaggaaaatttgaataataggAATGATGATGGGTTGACTGTTTAAATTATaatggaaattttattttttttcttgagtatgaataacattcatatgattaagtaaaaatttctaattaagattttattttttaagttcttttcaggttaatttttgagttatattcttaaagctaaaagaattatgagcaaacgaaaaacaattgatgcattcttaaagaaaaaagatgttagcaattcaaAATTTAGAACACCCATGGCTGTAGAAACAAATGTGGCTGTAGAAATaaatgttgatacttcaatGTCTGATGAACAACcctccaaatgttcaagaattcaatctgaagagatagatcgtgatccaggatcacgtaaacaaatatatgaatttcatatcaacaaacaagatgaaatccaACGAGTTTATCACAAAGAAggtccatatcaacctaaaTATATATCCATACAACGATTATAATCATCGTCGTCAAAAATCAGCCCCCCCCATGTAAAAAATCCTAGCTACACCCTGCATACTTTATATTCATGGTGTCTTTAGGAAACCTCAACACGACTAGCGTCTGATGACTCTGATCCGTGTGTACAAAACAGTGgtgaaaaataactttttattgaaaacaaatgatgacatttaaaaataaaaacatcaaaaaaaaaaaaaaaaaaattcaccacaGTGCCATGCATGGAAACGAAGAATGTGATCCAAATATAAACTAATTACTTACAGAAGTTGAGGGTTTTGTCTTCCAAAACGGCTGCCTCTGAGTGCCATTGCGGTAGCTATCACTTGAAGAAATTATTAGACACCTACACTACTGCTTATGTATAAGAACTACTCGCTCTTGAAATTACAGCAACTTgctttctctattatttttcaGCAACTTGATTATTTAATGTAGCGTTGAGAATTGTTATGCATTGATAATAATGATCAATTACCAAAGTTTTTAGTTGACGAAGACTTGAGCGAACAGAAGAATACTGTAGCAACCAAATGCCAGTTTACATCCATTAAACTAAGTCCATTTCCCTATATGTCCATTAAACTAACTTCCCTatatcttttctatttttttattttttttattttttttgtgagtgTTAACatgtattagggtatgtgggctttagacccaccttgtttacttgtatagcacacttacttgtaTTGCATACTTTGCCTCCTATGTAAAAgcacttatgtatattctattacttgagaaatacaataccatcattcagtatttctaacatggtatcagagccattgctCTAATCCTCTAGTGTGCCGCTCTTAAGCAGTCTTGTCTTCTTAGGTGTCATCTACTGTGACTATCGTTGTGAGCAGCACCACTACCTCCACCGTGACTCCAGTACATCAAAGACCACTGCCTTGTTGCCACCACCGCTTCCCCTTCTCCAATCAGACCACAGATTGCACCATCGGAAAGTACTCTCTCCAATCTACTCTTTTGTGAAAAATCATCTTCATCAGACCACTCACATGCCGCCACGCGCTGCTCAATTCTCAGCCGTAAAATCACACGCTTCCACGCGCTGCCTATCTTTTTCACAAGCCTCCATGCGTTGTCACCCACTTCCACGCGCCTACACGCGCTAGAACTCCGTCCCCTGACATCATCAAGCCATCTCATCATTGCACATGTCATCAACACGTCAGCGATTTCACCCAGTCAACGCTTACGTCATCCCGTTGACGTTATCACCGTTGATTTTTTACTGCCTTAGTTGACCATTGACCGTCACCTTTGATTGTTGACTTTTAGCcagagttgactttttgcagtccAGGTACTCCTTACCCATTTTTTGCatagatttcatttttacagtaaatttttgcatgttttgcttcaaaatgaagaataaggacagatcttcttcttgttgcaataatcGTTGCTGACAATCCAGCAAACGTTTTTGCAATCTTTGCAAACCTTTTGAtcacaatattgagacttgtTATCTTCGCAACAAATCAGCTATTTCAATTTAtgctgctactgttgctaatGCTGAGAGTGGCCAACCAATGGCTCCCGTCTCTACACAGTTTAAGTCTTCAGGACGCACTTTCACCATGTCCACAGATGaccttaaaaatatcattactAATGTCATTaatatggttggtaatgcatcttattcctcttctctttcAGCTTTATCTAATATGTCTCATTCCTCTTGGCTTATgaattctgcttgttgcaatcacatgacacctcactcgtctttattttctgaacttaaacctgtgctacaccctcttaatattcgcacagTAAATGGTTCCATAATGTCTGGTTATAATATAGGTTCCGTTTTAACCTCCAACCTCTCTATTCCTGGGGTCTTTAATGTTCttgacctttcttacaatttatttcctatgggacaattagctgagttggattattgcattattttt includes the following:
- the LOC115985860 gene encoding uncharacterized protein LOC115985860, with the protein product MAPKSAPTAPVNTILWDPNNYLDWSLQVKTRLTNQQLWDIVEGTNEPPKAENDEIAFKAWSEKNAMALQVIRYSCGWPFNSAIGKITSAKNAWDTLAAICALYKTSFIALNMVSMSTPTAAGFKRLEDIDNYMDWSIQVKTKLTDRQLWDIVEGTDELLKAELKIVEGTDELMN